The Bacteroidota bacterium DNA segment CTCAGGGTCCGGGTTTTTTCCGGTGGCTGAGGTTCTCGAAGCCACCGGAACAGAAGCCATCGTACATCGAAAATCCGTATCTTTATATAACTCCTGATCCCGGGAAAAACATGACTGGATATGTGTACATTTTACGATGTTCCGATGGTACGTATTACACCGGTAGTACGACCGATTTATGTCTTCGACTGCAGCAACATCAGTCTGGTGAGGGGGCCAATCATACAAAAAAGCGGCTTCCTGTTGAATTGATTTATGTTGAAGAATTTCCGCGAATTGATGAGGCGTTTTTTCGTGA contains these protein-coding regions:
- a CDS encoding GIY-YIG nuclease family protein codes for the protein MTGYVYILRCSDGTYYTGSTTDLCLRLQQHQSGEGANHTKKRLPVELIYVEEFPRIDEAFFREKQIQGWARCKKEALIHSECNLLPGLAIAYRDRNKTGA